One Setaria viridis chromosome 3, Setaria_viridis_v4.0, whole genome shotgun sequence DNA window includes the following coding sequences:
- the LOC117847807 gene encoding putative glutaredoxin-C14, with the protein MADRVMKLASERAVVVFTLSSCCMCHTVTKLMQDLSVNALVHELDSDPRGKEMERALLKMLGGRGPAVPAVFIGGKLVGGTNRIMSLHLAGELKPMLINAGALWV; encoded by the coding sequence ATGGCCGACCGCGTGATGAAGCTGGCGTCGGAGCGTGCGGTGGTTGTGTTCACGCTGAGCTCCTGCTGCATGTGCCACACGGTGACGAAGCTGATGCAGGACCTGAGCGTGAACGCCCTGGTTCACGAGCTGGACAGTGATCCCAGGGGCAAGGAGATGGAGCGCGCCCTGCTCAAGATGCTCGGCGGTAGGGgccccgccgtccccgccgtctTCATCGGCGGTAAGCTCGTCGGCGGCACCAACAGGATCATGtccctccacctcgccggcgagctcaaGCCCATGCTCATTAACGCCGGCGCGCTCTGGGTTTAA
- the LOC117847435 gene encoding glutaredoxin-C15, which translates to MAERVSRLSTEKAVVIFTRSQCPMCHTVLSLFSELGVCAAVHELDKDPRGRDMERELARRLGRAPPVPAVFVGSKLVGSTDTIMSLHLAGKLVPMLKAAGAIWL; encoded by the coding sequence atggcggagaGGGTGTCGAGGCTGTCGACGGAGAAGGCGGTGGTGATCTTCACGCGAAGCCAGTGCCCGATGTGCCACACGGTGTTGAGCCTCTTCTCCGAGCTCGGCGTGTGCGCGGCGGTGCACGAGCTCGACAAGGACCCCCGCGGCCGCGACATGGAGCGggagctcgcccgccgcctcggccgtGCGCCGCCCGTCCCCGCCGTCTTCGTCGGCAGCAAGCTCGTCGGCTCCACCGACACGATCATGTCGCTGCACCTCGCCGGCAAGCTCGTGCCCATGctcaaggccgccggcgccatatGGCTCTGA